The following proteins come from a genomic window of Daphnia magna isolate NIES unplaced genomic scaffold, ASM2063170v1.1 Dm_contigs571, whole genome shotgun sequence:
- the LOC123469328 gene encoding uncharacterized protein K02A2.6-like — protein MVASCSTCQAHRHRNPAPPLRPVPLPAHAFQWVSADIFLHDGVNYILVVDAYSKWPACVPLRTLSSSSVIAEMERIFSDFGVPEMVLSDNGSQFDCAEFRAFCEGRAIRSVTSSPMYAQSGWGWWNATSKQ, from the coding sequence ATGGTGGCCAGCTGCTCAACCTGCCAGGCTCATCGTCATCGCAATCCAGCCCCGCCACTCCGTCCGGTGCCTCTGCCGGCTCATGCGTTCCAGTGGGTGTCGGctgatatttttcttcatgATGGAGTTAACTACATCCTGGTGGTCGACGCCTATAGTAAGTGGCCAGCTTGCGTTCCGCTGCGCACGTTGTCGTCTTCGTCCGTCATCGCCGAGATGGAGAGAATTTTTAGCGACTTCGGCGTTCCAGAAATGGTGTTGTCGGACAACGGCTCCCAGTTCGATTGCGCCGAGTTTCGGGCATTTTGTGAAGGCCGTGCCATTCGGTCCGTTACGTCCAGCCCAATGTACGCACAGTCTGGTTGGGGCTGGTGGAACGCCACATCCAAACAGTGA